CTGTGACGCTACGGGatgaagaccaaatttgatcgAGCGGATAATTTAGTTACGTTTGAAGACGGACGGATAATTCAGTTACGTTTGATTtgtgggcggagatttaaattacgtttGAGACAGGCGTAGGTTAAATTACCGCCTGACgacgggcgtaaatataaattacgtttcacgTGGGACGGGGTTTTAAATCACGCACGTTTGTCAGGCGGATGATCATCTCACCGTGCCAACGCACGTAAAATAAAATTACGCCTGGCGATAACACGTTTATTTAGCACGTATACATACACAAGGGCGGAAGTATTCTAGTATGCCTGAATGGGGCGGAAGGACCATTGTACGTCTGCTAATGAGGCGTAAAAAAAATTTACGCCTGTGTGGGAGTGCTCTGTGATATGAGTTTGCAATTTCATTCTAGTAACTAGTGACCAAAACTGATTCATGAATGTTCTTATCTCACAAGCTTAGAGACAAATGTCAGGGTTCTATTTCGTAGGTCCGGAGATTCAATTCATAACTAACATCAGCACATTAGCCATGTTAATATTGCGGTGGTGCAACTCCTAGTCCTGAAACTGAGATGCTATAGGTTTGCCATTCATTGGCAGAGaacttaaaaagaataaaaaaagaaaagaaacatcaGCTTACTTGATTAAATCTGCAAATCTACTGCAAAAATTTCACATACCCCTTGGTTacatctttctctttttcttattattaaATCTCCCGGTAAAATAGTCACTGATTGTTCAGCAAAAATGCATATGTTACTGAGTATAGGGTAGGGCAAAGAGACTTACCAAAATCTTATCAGTATATACAACCAAAAGTAAATTTAAGATGATGTTGCTGACGATTCGCTAAAGGGACATCAAGCTAAAGCTAACACTGTTCTTCCACTAATGCCCCTGAATTTGAATATCTGACGCATCTTACACATTAATCATCAGAAGCAATGGATGATCCTTCATTGGGTTCTTCAGGATTTGAATTTCCAAGCATCTTCTGCAGTGACTCCACATCCCCAGCCTCAGACCCTCTGTGATGGGAGGGGCGTAAATTTGGTATCCGCCCCAGAGAGGCGTAAACCTGGTGTCCGCCCAGAAGAGGCGTGATTAATATCTCCGCCTGGCGACAAGCGGACTTTGGCGATCCGCCTCATCGGGCGTAGTTTTGGAATCCGCCTGTCTCATACGTACATTTGATGTCCGCCCCATCAACAGGCGTAAATTTcctctccgcccgttaacaagcgtactttaaatttacgcccagcaacaagcgtactttaaatttacgcccgactatattagaatttgggatttggtcgcgaccatatttggtctggaatttgatctttggttgggatttgatctttactccgtcccactgtgttacgatctcatcccaaatttttggttatactcgcccactgtggatgctcttagagaGAAAGGAGATAAAATCTGGTATTAGCTGTATAATACGATGTACCGAGATGAAgagagattgttttttttttcttgttatctATATCCCTCTTTATGTACAGTATTTATAGATTTTTTGGTGGTAACCCATGTCATTTGATTTGTGGTTGAAatgattgttgattttctttttgtaattaaaaacaaaaatggaAGGGTAACTGACAATTGGCTTATATTATTACACGGAGGATCGATCCTATATCCTATCTACGTTATGTCgacctaaaaataaaataaaaaatatcccATGCAGAGATATTAGTATTCTCGTTGGGACATAAAAATAAGATCCCTCGTCTGGGTGGTACCCCACAAATTGGGGACACCCAATGTTAAACCAAAACAGGTATAGTGATGAGGGGTGTTTTTATGTGGATGCATTATCATGTTATCTTTTGTTCATTTCAACTGTACTAGGACGGTTTGTTCGTGCTCGAGTGGGTGAGTATGCTGGGCTGTTAACCTACAGAAATGATAGTAACAATGTCTTCCAACAGTGGTTTTAAGTTTTAATGAAACCTTCATTttattaagaaaagaaagaaagagtgtATGATAAGGCTATCTTTGGCTCATTTCAACTGTACTAGGGACGGTTTGTTCGTGCTCGAATGGGTGAGTACGCCGGAAGGttatcaaaagcagtaaaatggTTTGTTTGTACTCGAATGGGTGAATATGCTGGGCGAttatcaaaagcagtaaaataaaGGATTTTATACTTTACTATTTCATGACGGTAACGTGTTCCGACAGTGGTTATAAGTTTTAATGAAACCTTCATCTTGGATAATGGTGAAACTTTCATGAGAGCTTTCCCTTTTCTCATTCGTTATTATCTGTCAAAAGAATGTCAATGAGTATCTCACAGTAATTGAGAATACTTCACAGTAATTGAGAATAATGCTAAGAAAGGAAATAAGATAATATCTAATCTATTACACCCTCTTAGTCGGAGCGGGAGAAGAGCAGACGCTCGGAATAGCACGAAAACGAGTAAATAGCTGTCGTGGAAGGCCCTTGGTAAAAATATCAACATATTGATTTTCCGAGGGATGTTTAGTACATGAATATCACCAATACGAACGCGATCACGAACAAAATGtatatcaatctccacatgtttggtgCGTTGATGTTGCACAGGATCACCAGACATATAGACGGCACTGACATTGTCACAGTATACAATGGTGGCACGTCGTAGAGGTAGATGAAGCTCAAGAAGTAAGTTGCGAAGCCAAGTAGTCTCTGCAACAGCATTGGCCACTccccgatattcagcttcagcacttGAGCGAGAGACATTTGCCTGACGCTTAGAAGACCATGAAACTAGGTTGTCACCTAGAAAGATGCAGTATCCAGAAGTGGATCGACGGGAATCCGGACACCCAGCCCAATCAGCGTCAGAATAAGAAGTTAATCCAGTGAGTGTAGTAGCAGAAAAGAACAAGCCATGATCAAGTGTACCCTGAAGATAACGAAGGATCCGCTTAAGGGCATGCATGTGAGGCTCCCGAGGGTCATGCAGAAACAAACATACCTGCTGAACTGCATAAGAAATGTCCGGTCTACTGAAGGTGAGGTACTGAAGAGCCCCAGCCAGGCTTTGGTATAAAGTAGGATCCTCGATCACAGGACCAGATGTTGCACTTAGTTTCGAATTGGTATCAACTGGTATGGCCACAGGATTACAGTTTGTCATAGATGCACGAGCAATGATGTCCTTCGCGTAAACTGATTGAAACAAGTAGAGGCCTGAAGATGAACGATTAACAGAAATACCCAAAAAATGATGCAGCGGGCCAAGATCAGTCATGTCAAACTCTCGTTTCATCAATGTAATAAATTTGCCAAGAAGATGATCAGTATTTGCTGTCAAAatgatgtcatcaacatataaaagTAAGTATGCCATCTCGGATCCGGATTGGTAGACGAAGAGAGAGGGATCACATACACTACCCCGAAAACCACAATTGGTAATGAACTTGGAAAATCGCTGAAACCATGCACGAGGATCCTGTTTTAGACCATAAAGTGAACGACGAAGTCGACATACATAATCAGGGTGTTCAGGATCAACAAACCCCGGAGGCTGATGCATATAAACTGTCTCAGTCAAATCCCCGTGGAGAAACGCATTCTTGACATCCAGTTGATGTATAGGCCAAGAACGTGACGTGGCAATAGTAAGCACTGTACGAATAGTCGCTGGTTTGACAACCGGACAAAACGTTTCAAAACTATCAACTCCAATTTTTTGGGACTTACCATTGGCAACTAGGCGTGCCTTGTGACGCTTCAAGGAACCGTCATCATGAAATTTGTGGAGAAAAAGCCATATAGAACGAATAACATGTGCATCTCGTGGCCGAGGAAcaagttcccaagtattagttttcaacatggaAATGTATTCATCTAGCATGGCTGCATTCCAGTTAGGGTCCCTAAGAGCATAAAGGTGGGAACGAGGCAACAGAGAGATCTTATATTTGGACTGAACATGAAGATTGAGTTTGTGATTGGGGCAAAAAATGCCCCGGGAGGCCCGAGTGACCGGAAGAGAGGGAGGAGGGATGGGTGGAGCCGTAATAATGGGAGGATGTACAAGAGTGGGAACTGGAGAAACTGAACTACGGGAGGCAGATGGAATGGAGATTGTAGGCTGTTCATTTGAAGTAGTAGGATCTGGACTAGTAGATGTGGTAGCGGAAGAAGTGGGAGCTGGACTAGTAGATGTGGTAGCGGAAGAAGTGGGAGGCACTATAGGTCTGCGCCTGTGAGGAGGAATATATGGAATAGGGGAACTGAGGACATCAGACGAAGGTGATGAGGGAGGTGCTGACGGATAGGCAAGGGTGTCAGTAAAAGAGTGGTGGATAGGTGAGAGAGAGGGTTCTGAGTCTGTATGACCGGTGGGAGTAGGTGTTGCGAAAGGGAAGACAGTTTCGTCAAAGGTTACATGACGAGAGATAATGATTTTTATGTGTGGTAAGACCGAGACAACGATAACCACGATGATTGACAGGAAAACCAAGAAAGACACATTTGGTAGAGCGAGGAGCAAGTTTGTGAGGTGTGGTGGAGGAAAGGTTAGGATAGCAAAGACATCCAAAAATACGAAGATGATCATATGTAGGTTGTCGACCATAGAGAGCAAAGACAGGAGATCGAAAATGGATAATTTTGGTAGGAAGAATGTTATGAAGATAGACGGCCATGTTAAGAGAGTCGGCCCAATATTTGGAGGGAATTGAGGCGTGAGACATAAGAGTACGAGTAATGTCGTTAACTCGACGAATCATACGCTCAGCCTTGCCATTCTGGGAGGAAGTTTGAGGACAAGAGAAACGGAAGACAAATCCATTTGTATGAGCAAAATTATGAAAAGAAGAGTTATCAAACTCACGACCTAAATCACATTGAAAACTTTTGATGTCACGCTCAAATTGAGttttaacgaaagagtgaaattcCAAGAATTTGGTGTAAACTTGAGATTTGAATTTTAAAGGATAAACCCATAGATAATTAGTGAAATCAtccaataaaataatataatatcgAAAACCTGTTTCAACATGTGATGGACAGGTCCATAAGTCACTATGAATAATATCAAAGGGAGCAAAAGTATTGGAATTGGACTCAAAAAATGGTAATCTAACATGTTTGCTAACTTGAAAAAATGACACAGTTGAGAATATGAATTTTTATTACACGAAATAAAAATTTTGGTGCGTAAGACATCTAATATAGCTTTTCCAGGATGACCAAGCCGGTTATGCCAAACATCTGGCGAACAAACAGCAAGAGAGATAGGTTGAGGCAAGAGCGGAGTAGAAGGAGATACGATGGACTTGGTGATAGGATATAGCTCTCCAGAACTGTCACATCGTAGAATAGTCTTCTTCGAAATCAGATCCTTCACAGAGAAACCAGATGGGTCAAactcaacagacacatgattatcagtagTAAACTTGCGGACAGACACTAAGTTTTTGATAATGTCAAGGACAACAAGGGTATGTtttagatgaagaagacgagaagGAAGATGTATGAACTTGGTACCACTAGCCGTAACTGGTATACTACTGCCATTGCCAACTAGAATAGAGCGAACATTGCTAGAGTTGAAAACGTTATGCAGTGTACCTGGATTTGAAGTAAGATGTGAGGTAGCGCCGGTGTCCATATATAAATCTTCATCAGGAGGTTGAAGACTCATGGAGCTATATGCCTCTGCAATATCATCTGGTTGGAGAACTTCAGTGGTCGGAGTGAAGTAAGCTTGGCCACGACCTAATCTAGGTGACCGTGCGCGTTGGGAgcgttgttggtgttgttgtggAGGGCGTGGTTGCCAAGCAGGGGATGTAGGGTATGGGCAGGGAGGCACAGGCCAGTAGGGAGACCAGTGAGGATGGTAGTTGGGATGACGAGAGTAGCATGGAGTCTGTTGGGCCGTGTGATGCATGCTGGGAGTTGGCAGGAGAGGTGGTTGGGCCGCTGGGCTTTGGGTCCAGTTAAAATTACCGCTGGAGGGTGGTCGTGGACCACGTTTGATGTTGCTGGGACGATGTTGTCACTGATTTTGGCGCTGCACAGGGGAGGCAGCAGCAGCCAGTGCCGTCGGTGTAGGACTTAGGGTTTGTTGAGAACGCCTTATCTCTTCCATTCTCAGTTGAGATCTGGCAGAATCAAAACTAGGCATGGACTGTTGAATGAAAGATGCAATAgtgttgtattcctccggaagGCCATTGACAAGTTGAATAACCAAACGCTTGTCATTCATCGGGAAGTCGAGATCACTTAATCCGTCGGAGAACGATTTAAGTTTATCACAGTAATCATCAACACCATTACAGTCAGTAAATTTAAGGTTAACAAACTTACTTTCAAGGGTTTCTGCGCGGcttcctttgttgttttcaaAGAGCTTCTTGAGGTGATCCCAGATTTCTTTAGCAGTTTTGCCTGATTTGAGAACAGTGGGCATCAAATCTTTGGCCATGGTAGAGAACATTCACTGGCGACAGAGTGCATCTAGCTGTTTTACGGTAGCGGCATCAAGATCTGTTGGATTTGTTGAGCCGTCAATGAGAAAAACTAGATTATGAGCTTGGAGATGGAGTTCTAAAAGGAAAACCCATGAAGAATATTCATCCTGTTTGATGTCCAGGAGAATGGGTATAAGAGTTTTGATGTTGGTGACAGCAAAGGCTGGATGTAACTTTTTCGTTTCACCGACCattcgatttatttatttttttatgtaagAGAAGAAGAGGGATTGATGGATCGGTTTTAGGATGATACCATCTTGGATAATGGTGAAACTCCAATGAGAGCTTTCCCTTTTCTCATTCGTTATTATATGTCAAAAGAATGTCAATGAGTATCTCACAGTAATTGAGAATACTTTACAGTAATTGAGAATAATGCTAAGAAAGGAAATAAGATAATATCTAATCTATTACTTCAGTTTATaggaaaaataaattatatatatGATAGTGAGGATTGGGTGTCCAATGAGTTTTGACATGTCCATCCGCGTCCAATCTACTAACTGGGCGGATGTAGATAAGATGTGGATCGGGTGTCTGCCGGAAACTCCGCAACatgcactatggtgttttgcttAGACCTGGAATGGACAATCATGTTAACAAGTTGCAGAATGAGTTCTTGACTATTCTTACAAACGCGCTTGTAGACTATTTTTACAAGGGTATTTCTATATTGCGCTTAAGTCCGCGTTCTCTAGTAAGATATCTTAGAGCAATTCTTATGGAATGAACAAATtctaagtttgttcattttgcttccACTTGGAataaacaaacatgaaaaatggatgctcAAACTaatatatttgttgatttgaGCATCGAGATGGAACACCCAGCGCGCGCTTGATGAAAGGTCGGGCGATCGTGCCATAGACGCCGAGTTGGAGGGAAGACCGCTGGAGTTGGAGGGAAGATCGCCCCTCACATATTTTCTCTCCAAAATGGTTATTATAATtaggatttattttttattatttattttattagttaaataatcGGTGGGACagaactcttattagtttatataaataaaattattagtgggaCCCAACCTTTATTAGTTTATGTTAATAATATCATTAGTGGGACCCTAAAAATATAAGATTTATTCATTTTGCGTTGATTCCTATAGTGGAGAAtgcagtttgttcatccacgtgacccaacaaatttttatttttgttcattgcCATAGAAACTGCCCTTAAGGAACAGAAATAGACAAATCCAACGATACGATGTGTCAAAACCTGGTAAATGATTGTGTCAACTAGTAGATTTGTGAAGAAGCCATTGGTTTCCGCCGTTTCATGTTAGGGTTTCTCTTATACATCTCTTCTCTGATCTGTTGATCGCCGATTATGTTCTTGATCATGATTTTTAGTTTTCTATGATTGAAGACCATGCTTATTAATTTCTCGTTATCTTAGATCTCTAACCCTATGCAAGGGTTATTTTTTTTTGGCTTATACCATTTGTTTTTGTTAGTTTTCTTTATTATGtttttcatgtttaagatttCAAGTTGGTGATTCATTCTTTCTCCGGACATTTGATGGTAAATCTGCTGGAAATCTTATACTTGTTTATTATCATGGGCTAAAATAAGACTTTGTCGAAATGCTGTATGAGAATCATATTTGATCTAATTCTAAAAAGAtgcttgataaaaaaaaatctagttcTAAAATCCAACAACGTATCTGCCTTGATTCATGAAGTGTCACTATACAATTGCTTACTGTGCGATACATATAAGCAAAAATTAAGAGTACAATACATGATAATCAGCTAGCTAAGGTGTCTCTTAGTTTGTATATTTTGTTGTTACAGGAGATTATTAGGTGTTGTAATACAATTTTTCATGtgatgtggaagaaaaaaaattggtttgatATTTCTGTTGTAGTGTGTATTTTTGTCTGCACCCCCTCACTTAGAAACCTGGCTCCGCCCATGATTTATTGATGTGTTCTGTTACATGATTTCATTCTTCTTCAGGAACTGAAGCTCCCTCCCTTGGTTTCTGATTATTGTTATTGGATTCTGTAGGTACAATGGAAACTATATTTGTGGAGAAAATGGATAATATTCCACCGCTTGAACCAAAATATGGACTGCCGATTTTCAGAGTACACAAGCCTTTTGATGTTTCTGATGTTCGATTAAAGTTTGTTTCTTCCATTAAGATATCTGCCAAGAAATTGTGCAAACAGTTGAAGCTCATTGGGGATAGCAAACTTCTTCGTCAAAATGATATATTGATTTTTTCATTATCCAACACGGAAATAAGCATTTCCTCTTTGGTGACTTTCTCATCCCCAGGTAtaattttttctattttattaCATCATATTCCTTTTGACCGGTAAGGAAAGTGAATTAGGCTTTAATCCTTGGGCTGGTAAGACTGAGATTGTTGAATTtatcgttgttgttgttgatgatgttagGCCAAGCATTATGGGAGGAGATTAGATTGTTCTTGCTTATCTGTCCGAGGAGAAAAAGCTAATCCTTGCGTAAGTTAATTTATAGTATCCTTTCTTTTTGCAGAAATTAGATGTTAGAGATGCTTCATATATTCTGacttgttagtttttttttctttttttctttgatagaAAAGGAAGATATTTTTGCAGAAATTAGATGTTAGAGATGCTTCATATATTCTGACTtgctagttttttttctttttctctttgatagaaaAGGAAGATATATTGATGAGTGGAGGATAATTGTCCGACCATTCACTTGATACATTGAATCTTCTACTATATTTAGTTTCTTTATCTTCCCAAACCATTAAAAATTCTACTAACaatattttcaattttaataTAACTAAAATCAATTAGAATAAAAAGACAATCCTTTAACATAGAGTCCTTGAACCAACTATGATCAGAGCTAAATGAATTGAagaaatgttttattattttcgAAAGCATTAACTCAGGAAGAGTTATTAAATAACTATTTATAGATTCATTATTACAGAAGATGTAAAGTCACAACAATTGTCTGTGACAAAAATACTTAAAGCAGTCTATAAACAGATAGAGGCACACATTATAAGAGACACCCATACTCTAACATTTACATGTACTCATAGTCCCCCTCAAGATGTGTACCAGTAAAGTACATAATCTTGGAAACTAGTGTGTAACAGAGTGATTGAGGCCTTCCTTTTATAAAAACATCAGCCAATTGCTTCAAGGAAGGAACAAATTTGATCAACAAAAATTTTGAGATGATTAAGTACCTGATGAAATGGGAATCAATCTCTATGTACTTAGTTCTTGCATGGAACATAGGATTGCTTGCAAGACTAGAAGCACTCATATTATCACAGTAAAGTGTCACAGGTAATTGCAGAGATATACCCAATTCCTTTAACAGATAAGAAACCCAAAGTAATTCTGAAGAAGCAATTGCGAAAACCTTGTACTATGCCTCTGCACTTGATCTAGAAACAGTTGGTTGTTTCTTTGAAGTccaagacaataaagaagaaccAAGAAACACACAATATCCTGCAGTGCTTCTTCTAGTATCAGGGAAACCAGCCCAGTCAGAATCAGTGTAGGCAGTAAGAGAATTAAGATCAGAGGAGCCCAAAGTAATACCTGAACCAAGACTACCCTTAAAATACCTAAGAATTCTCTTGAAAAGTTGTAGATGTACTGTTGTAGGTTGATGCATAAATTGGGACACATAACTGACAGCAAATGCTATGTCAGGTCTTGTCATAGTGACATATTGTAATCCTCCCACCAAACTTCTATAAAAGAGAGAATCCTCTAACAATTCTCCATCTAAAATTGAACATCTTGGACCTTTTAAAACTGGAGTACTGCAGGGCTTGCAATTCACCATATCTTCCTTTGTTAATAAGTCCATTGTGTACTTTTTCTGTGATAACAGAATTTGATTTGTAGAACAATTCCTGGTAGCTTCTATGCCCAGAAAATAATGGAGATCCCCCAAGTCATTCATGGCAAATTCTTTACTAAGGTAAGTAGTAAGAGAAGATAATAGAGCTGAAGATCTACCTGTTaagatgatatcatcaacataaagttGTAGAAGCATGACTCCTTCTGAAGAACTGAATAAGAACAGTGAATGATCACACTTGGACTGTTTGAAACCATACTGAAGTAGAGTTTTTGAAAACCTTTCAAACCAAGCCCTTGGGGCTTGCTTTAACCCATACATGACTTCTTCAAATGGCATACATGATCCTATT
This genomic stretch from Papaver somniferum cultivar HN1 chromosome 5, ASM357369v1, whole genome shotgun sequence harbors:
- the LOC113277162 gene encoding uncharacterized protein LOC113277162 → MAKDLMPTVLKSGKTAKEIWDHLKKLFENNKGSRAETLESKFVNLKFTDCNGVDDYCDKLKSFSDGLSDLDFPMNDKRLVIQLVNGLPEEYNTIASFIQQSMPSFDSARSQLRMEEIRRSQQTLSPTPTALAAAASPVQRQNQ
- the LOC113277163 gene encoding uncharacterized protein LOC113277163, translated to MYGLKQAPRAWFERFSKTLLQYGFKQSKCDHSLFLFSSSEGVMLLQLYVDDIILTGRSSALLSSLTTYLSKEFAMNDLGDLHYFLGIEATRNCSTNQILLSQKKYTMDLLTKEDMVNCKPCSTPVLKGPRCSILDGELLEDSLFYRSLVGGLQYVTMTRPDIAFAVSYVSQFMHQPTTVHLQLFKRILRYFKGSLGSGITLGSSDLNSLTAYTDSDWAGFPDTRRSTAGYCVFLGSSLLSWTSKKQPTVSRSSAEA